In one window of Bacteroidota bacterium DNA:
- a CDS encoding response regulator: MNKKILLIEDNKHMRENTAEILELSQYEVVTASNGKEGVELAQKEMPDIIICDIMMPILDGYGVLHLLSKMEETASIPFIFLTAKVERGDFRKGMDMGADDYLTKPFDKLELLTAIESRIKKSEILKKDFEKNIGGLNDFFNNIKGIDTLKELSETSHTEGYKNKEKVYKEGNYARGVYFISSGKVKTYKTNEQGKEYITGLYKEGDFIGYVPLLEDEKYTDSASTLENSEICLIPKEDFLSLIHKNAHVSRKFIKMISDNLKSKEEQLLKLAYNSVRKRVAEALATLYERYKKEDEDKFTMVLSREDLANLAGTATETTIRVLSDFKDEKLVEIKGGTISIINYEGLVKIKN; this comes from the coding sequence ATGAATAAAAAAATATTATTAATTGAAGACAATAAGCACATGCGTGAAAACACTGCTGAAATTCTTGAACTTTCGCAGTACGAAGTAGTGACAGCAAGTAATGGAAAAGAGGGTGTTGAGCTTGCACAAAAAGAAATGCCCGATATTATTATATGCGATATTATGATGCCCATACTCGACGGATATGGCGTGTTACATCTGCTATCGAAAATGGAAGAGACCGCTAGTATTCCATTTATTTTTTTAACAGCCAAAGTTGAACGTGGTGATTTTAGAAAAGGAATGGATATGGGTGCCGATGATTATCTTACCAAACCCTTTGATAAACTTGAACTGCTTACAGCGATTGAAAGTCGCATTAAAAAATCGGAAATTCTTAAAAAAGATTTTGAAAAAAATATAGGCGGACTCAATGATTTTTTTAATAATATAAAGGGAATCGATACCTTGAAAGAGCTCTCTGAAACTAGCCATACCGAAGGATATAAAAACAAAGAGAAAGTATATAAAGAAGGTAATTATGCAAGAGGTGTATACTTTATAAGCAGCGGAAAAGTAAAGACATATAAAACCAATGAACAAGGGAAAGAATATATAACAGGTTTATATAAAGAGGGAGATTTTATTGGCTATGTGCCCTTATTAGAAGATGAAAAATATACCGATTCAGCCAGCACTCTCGAAAATTCAGAAATATGTTTGATACCTAAAGAAGATTTTCTTTCGTTGATACATAAGAATGCACATGTATCTCGCAAATTTATCAAAATGATTTCTGATAATTTAAAAAGTAAGGAAGAACAACTTCTCAAACTGGCGTATAATTCTGTGAGAAAAAGAGTAGCTGAAGCCCTTGCCACTCTTTATGAACGCTATAAAAAAGAAGATGAAGATAAATTCACGATGGTGCTTTCACGCGAAGATCTAGCCAACCTTGCTGGTACTGCAACAGAAACAACAATCCGTGTTCTCAGTGACTTTAAAGACGAAAAATTAGTTGAAATAAAAGGCGGTACAATTTCAATTATTAATTATGAAGGGCTGGTGAAGATAAAAAATTAA
- a CDS encoding NAD-dependent epimerase/dehydratase family protein, with the protein MKIRAVLTGATGMVGEGVLHECLMHADVEQVLVINRKPCGITHPKLKEIIHNDFMDLAAIENQLQNYNACFFCLGVSVIGMNEETYTKLTYTLTMHVAETLSRLNPGMTFCYISGASTDSSEKGRSMWARIKGKTENDLMKLPFKSAYMFRPGYMQPTKGLKNTLTFYKYISWMYPLLHLVFPKFFSTLAELGLAMIHSVTKGYDKAILEVRDIVKLAKE; encoded by the coding sequence ATGAAAATAAGAGCCGTATTGACAGGAGCCACAGGCATGGTGGGCGAAGGGGTATTGCACGAATGCCTGATGCATGCGGATGTAGAGCAAGTATTGGTAATCAACAGAAAGCCTTGCGGTATTACCCATCCTAAACTAAAAGAAATTATTCATAATGATTTTATGGATCTGGCTGCAATCGAGAATCAATTGCAAAACTATAATGCTTGTTTTTTCTGTTTGGGAGTGAGCGTAATTGGAATGAATGAAGAAACTTATACAAAATTAACCTATACTTTAACGATGCATGTGGCAGAAACACTTTCCAGATTAAACCCAGGCATGACCTTTTGTTACATATCGGGAGCAAGCACTGATAGCAGTGAGAAGGGCAGGAGTATGTGGGCTCGCATAAAAGGCAAAACCGAAAATGATTTGATGAAATTGCCATTTAAAAGTGCCTATATGTTTAGGCCAGGGTATATGCAACCTACTAAAGGATTAAAGAATACCTTGACGTTTTATAAATATATATCTTGGATGTATCCTTTGCTTCATCTGGTGTTCCCAAAGTTTTTTTCTACGCTTGCAGAGCTTGGTTTGGCCATGATTCATAGTGTTACTAAAGGATATGATAAGGCTATATTGGAGGTGCGTGATATTGTGAAATTAGCGAAAGAGTAG
- a CDS encoding cold shock domain-containing protein: MKQGKVKFFNSDKGFGFICDNETGQDIFVHTSGLIDTIREGDVVNFEVEEGKRGLNAVKVSIAS; this comes from the coding sequence ATGAAACAAGGTAAAGTTAAATTTTTCAACTCCGATAAAGGATTTGGATTCATTTGTGACAACGAAACAGGACAAGACATTTTTGTCCACACTTCAGGCTTAATTGATACTATCCGCGAAGGCGATGTAGTAAATTTCGAGGTAGAAGAAGGAAAAAGAGGACTAAACGCAGTTAAGGTTAGCATTGCTTCCTAA
- a CDS encoding gliding motility-associated C-terminal domain-containing protein encodes MINFDSITYCYKDTGTYVAKPIAYNRYGCFDTTYVTVYIHDVYTIFIPNAFTPNHDKDNLNETFYPICSNCQGWEMTIYNRWGVNVFFSTDKSNTPQWDGNYKEQPCEQGVYIYQLKVYNMQGQVQNEYKGTVTLLR; translated from the coding sequence TTGATAAATTTTGATAGTATAACTTATTGCTATAAAGATACAGGAACTTATGTTGCAAAACCCATTGCCTATAACCGTTACGGTTGCTTTGATACTACTTATGTTACCGTATATATTCATGATGTTTATACTATTTTTATTCCCAATGCCTTTACCCCTAACCATGATAAAGACAACCTCAATGAAACCTTTTATCCTATCTGCAGCAATTGCCAAGGCTGGGAAATGACTATATATAACCGCTGGGGAGTAAATGTTTTCTTCTCTACTGATAAAAGCAATACCCCGCAATGGGATGGCAATTATAAAGAGCAACCCTGTGAGCAAGGTGTATATATATATCAACTAAAAGTATATAATATGCAAGGCCAAGTTCAAAATGAATATAAGGGCACGGTTACACTTTTGAGGTAG
- a CDS encoding PAS domain-containing sensor histidine kinase, which produces MNRNSIHKPKMDSSEGIEALFLYATEGILFTNDKGEITRINPSAERMFGYNAGELLGQKVEVLIPQKFAQRHHHHREGYGHNPHPRSMGGEMELFALKKDGSEFPVEISLSPYQDDRGKFVIAFIIDITIRKMAEERMKNYTGDLEKQVHNRTLILEEAIVELEKTKEDLNNALYKEKELNELKSRFVSMASHEFRTPLATILSSLWLVAEYGEKNDKEKQNRHIERIKTTINSLTDILNDFLSIGKLEEGKVINMAAQFNLKEFVNEIVVEMKMLLLPDQKIQYNHVGIESVMLDIKLLKNILFNLVSNAIKFSGEGDVILINSEVDNSNVIISVKDDGMGISPADQEHLFERFFRGYNASNIQGTGLGLNIVAKYLELMNGSIAVESEEEKGTLFTITLPQ; this is translated from the coding sequence ATGAACAGAAACAGTATACACAAACCTAAAATGGATAGCAGCGAAGGAATCGAAGCCTTGTTCCTTTATGCAACTGAGGGGATTCTTTTTACCAATGATAAAGGAGAGATTACTCGTATCAACCCCAGTGCAGAGAGAATGTTTGGCTATAATGCAGGTGAACTTTTGGGCCAAAAAGTTGAAGTATTAATCCCTCAGAAATTTGCACAGCGTCATCACCATCACCGCGAAGGTTATGGTCACAATCCACACCCACGTTCGATGGGTGGCGAAATGGAATTATTCGCATTGAAAAAGGATGGATCTGAATTTCCAGTAGAGATTAGTTTGAGCCCTTATCAGGACGATCGTGGAAAATTTGTAATTGCATTTATTATAGATATTACGATTCGCAAAATGGCAGAAGAACGAATGAAAAACTATACAGGGGATCTTGAAAAGCAAGTCCATAATCGAACTTTAATTTTGGAAGAAGCTATAGTAGAATTGGAAAAAACCAAAGAAGATTTAAATAATGCATTATATAAAGAGAAAGAACTAAATGAATTGAAATCTCGTTTTGTGTCGATGGCATCACACGAGTTTCGTACTCCTTTGGCTACTATTCTATCATCTCTTTGGCTAGTGGCTGAGTATGGAGAAAAGAATGATAAAGAAAAACAAAATAGACATATTGAACGTATTAAAACAACTATTAACAGTCTCACAGATATTCTCAATGATTTCCTTTCCATTGGCAAACTTGAAGAGGGTAAAGTGATTAATATGGCTGCACAATTCAACCTCAAAGAATTTGTAAATGAAATAGTAGTCGAAATGAAAATGTTACTGTTACCCGATCAAAAAATACAATATAATCACGTGGGTATTGAATCAGTAATGTTAGATATAAAATTACTAAAAAATATATTGTTCAACTTGGTTTCTAATGCTATCAAATTCTCGGGCGAAGGTGATGTAATATTGATAAATTCTGAAGTTGATAATTCAAATGTTATCATATCTGTGAAAGACGATGGAATGGGAATTTCACCAGCCGACCAAGAACATTTATTTGAAAGATTTTTCCGTGGCTATAACGCGTCAAATATACAAGGAACAGGCCTTGGCCTCAATATAGTTGCAAAATATTTAGAATTGATGAATGGCTCAATTGCCGTTGAAAGCGAAGAAGAAAAGGGAACCTTATTTACCATAACTTTACCACAATAA
- a CDS encoding DoxX family membrane protein: protein MQTIIDYHLEIAALIARVFLGLLFFFQGYDAIFNVKIENIIESFYGPFAVRGIPKRLTVIGVWVTSYLELIGGLLLTLGLFKYVSLYILGADIIIASIGFGIVKPMWDMQFVFPRLAILIFLMVIPVAWDTITIDYILGKLKIFTA from the coding sequence ATGCAAACAATTATTGATTACCATTTAGAAATAGCGGCACTCATTGCTCGTGTATTCTTGGGATTATTATTTTTCTTTCAAGGGTATGATGCTATTTTTAATGTGAAGATTGAGAATATTATTGAATCATTTTATGGACCCTTTGCAGTGAGAGGAATTCCTAAAAGACTCACCGTAATAGGGGTTTGGGTTACATCTTATTTAGAACTGATAGGTGGTTTATTGCTCACCTTGGGATTATTTAAATATGTATCATTATATATTCTAGGTGCTGATATTATAATTGCATCAATAGGTTTTGGTATTGTAAAACCCATGTGGGATATGCAGTTTGTATTTCCTCGTTTGGCCATTCTTATTTTTTTAATGGTAATTCCAGTAGCGTGGGATACAATTACGATTGACTATATTTTAGGAAAATTAAAAATTTTTACAGCATAA